Sequence from the Fulvivirga ligni genome:
TGATGAAATCAGGTGTGTATTCTGCACCATTCTGTTGTAAGATACTTTTACCGAGCTGGCCGGATTCAGCATATATCTGGCTGAGAATCTGGGCTCTGGATAAATGTAAGTCTCTATGGTTTCGAAAGCATCATAATGTTTTGAACCAGTTCGTTCCGGATCCACATTATCATTGATGTCATCATATTCATACACGGTGCCTTCACCTATGTTTTGGAAGATTGAAAGCCTAAGGCCGTAAACCATGGTAAATCTATCCGTAAGCTTCTGTTGGTTTTCAATGTAGAGCGCATGGTCCAGGGCGAACTCCTTTTGTAAAGTCATTCCTTCGAATATCGATTTATCCGAGTTTGGAGTGATCTTTCCTGGGCTGAACCTCCTGTAAGTAACCTGATAACCAAAATCCAGCTGATTTCTTGGGTTGATGAAATAGTTCAAGTCCTCTTTCAAAGAAAACTCCTGAAGGTTAGAGGTCCATTTTAGACCTTCAATGTTATCCTTTATCTCTAATCCATAATCAAAGTTACTAGCAATGAGGCTGGTATTAGAAAACAGTCTGTCATTAAACAGATGATTCCACCTGAATGTGCCGGTAGCATTACCCCAATCGAAGCCAAAATCATCTGCAAAGGTGAAGACGTCCCGTCCTAAATAGAAAGCTGCGAAGTATCTGTTCTTGTTATTCTGCTTCCAGTTTACCTTGGCATTTACATCATAAAAATACACCAGATTATCCTGATCGGCGGCTTTAAGGAAAAGATCTACATAAGATCGTCTACCTGATATTATGAAGGAGCTTTTATCCTTTTTAATAGGACCTTCGAGCATAAGCCTGCTGGCCAAAGTACCAATACCAGCCGCACCGCTAAGCTTTTTATTGTTACCATCCTTACTTCTCACTTCCAGAATAGATGAAAGTCTACCTCCATATTTGGCAGGGATACCACCTTTGAACAGCTCAGAATCTTTAATTACGTCAGCATTAAACACTGAAAAGAGGCCAAATAAGTGTGAAGGATCATAAACAGGCGCCTCATCAATTAAAATCAGGTTCTGGTCAGCACTACCTCCACGCACATAAAAGCTTGAAGTACCTTCACCGGCACTGATTACACCGGGCATCATCTGAATGGTTTTGATGATATCTGGCTCTCCAAATAATGCTGGTAACTTCTTTACCTGCTGAATATCCACCTCATTGGTGCTCATTTTAACATCAGAAACATTGGCATCGATAGCCTTATCCGTTACTATCACTTCATCCATAGTAGTCACCTCTACTGGCAACTCTATATTGAGTTCCTGATCACCATTAAGCTTCACATTTTGCACTATACTCTGGTACCCGATAGAGCTATAGCTAATCTCATATTCACCTGGTGGAAGGCTTAGCGCATAAAAACCATATACGTTAGTTACTGTGCCTGATTTTAAATTGTTTACATACACAGTAACGCCTATTAGTTCTTCTCCATTTTCAGCATCTTTCACATAACCATTTAAGGTATATTTCTGCTGCGCATTGAGCTGAAAGAACCAAAAGACCAATAAGATTAAAAGTAATTTTCTTGTCATTTTTTAATTAGTGTTGTTGAATATTTTAAGTTTTGTGACCTATCAAGCTAGAGACGACCTGTTTGAATTAAGGTTGCCAAGTAGTCATAAAAAATGATAAATGGCTTAATTTTATGATCAACTAATTATTAATCTTATCCAACACTTGCAAGACCCCATGAAATATCAAGCACCACTGTTCTATTTCTCCGCCCACATGGAAACCATTTTCCCGGCAATCATGCGGAAGGTGAATGTGACCTATGAAAGAGAGAAAAGAAACTGCTGACAATGACTTTCTTGACCTTGACTGGATAAAAAAGGGCAATAACAGGCTGGTGATTATCTCCCATGGTCTTGAAGGCAGCTCTACCAGGCCATATATTAAAGGTATGGCTCGCACTTTTTCTGAAGAAGGTTATGACGTGCTGGCCTGGAATTTCCGCGGTTGCAGCGAAGAAATGAACAAACAGCTGAGGTTCTATCATAGTGGAGCCACTGAAGACCTGGACCATGTATTTCACCATGCCGCAGATGCCGGATATGATGAAGTGTACCTTATAGGCTTTAGTCTGGGCGGCAATCTTACCCTTAAATACGTGGGTGAAGAAGGCGCAAATATAGACCCCAGGATAAAGATTGCAGTGGCATTTTCGGTGCCTTTAGATTTAGATAGCAGCTGCAACACCATATCCGAATCCTCCAATTTCATATACTCTAGCCGGTTTCTCAAGAACTTAAAGGAGAAAATAAAGCGCAAAGCGGCCATAATGCCAGAGAAGCTCACATTAACGAATATGCCTTTGGTGAAAACCATACGGGATTTTGATGAACACTACACCGCCCCACTCCATGGGTTTGAAAGCGCATCTGCTTACTATAAAAGTTGTAGCTCCATTAACTTTTTAGAGAGCATAGCCATACCTACTCTGATTGTAAATGCTAAGAATGATCCTTTTCTTTCAGAGGAATGTTATCCCATAGAAAAACTAAAAAATCACCGACATGTCACCTTCGAAGTACCTGAAAAAGGTGGACACGTGGGTTTTACAGAGTTTAACAATCAAAAAAGATATTGGTCAGAAAAGCGGGCCTTACGTTTTATTAATAACCCATAGCTAACATTACATGGACTTAGTTTTTTTATTAAATTAGCATTATGGGAGACAGATATACAATTACAGGCAGTCAGGCTCAGCTGGCTGAAAGGTTTCACGTAGAAATACCTGACAACTACAAACCTCATTATAATGCCTCTCCCACTAAAATCCTTCCCGTAATCACTCAAGACAGCAAAGGCCTTTCCTTCTTTTATTGGGGACAGATACCAGACTGGTCAAAGAATAAATCCATTGCCTCGAAGCTCATTTACACAGAAATGGAAACCGTAACCGAAAAGGCATCTTCAAAAAAGGCCTTAATGGAAAGGCGTTGCATTATACCTGCTGATGGTTTTTATGGCTGGAAACAAGTGAGTAAGAAAGGTAAAATCCCCTACCGTTTTATCTTTGATAAAAACCAAACCGTATCCTTCGCTGGCCTCTGGGAAGAATTTGAAGACGAGGAAGAAAACACGGTACACACTTTCAAAATTATTACGGCACCATCAAACAGCAATGTTTCTCCCGTAAGCACCAGAATGCCAGTAATCTTAACCGCTAAGGAAGAAGCTTTATGGCTTAATAGCGAAACCCCAGAGGAAGAGTTAGTAACCATACTTAAAACCTACCCCGCTGACAAGATGGGTAATTACACTGTATCCCCAAAGATTTCAGACCCGGCCATAAACGAAGCAGCCCTCATAGAGCCCATGGCCCCCGCCGACCAGTTCGGTAATTATTCATTGTTTGATTGAGTTATTTACCGCTTGTGTAATACGTGTAAAGCCAACTTCTTCTTTAAATAATAATCTTTATATTTAAAGAAATAAACCCTACTACATTTACCATTCATGAGAATAGGTATAAGCCTCGTCCTAGTATTAATAACATCTTTTGCCTCGGCTCAAGAGCAGAAACATAAAGAGATTGAGTCTGCTTATTTCAATACAGTCAATAATTCATCCCCCCTTTATAAAGGAGTACGATATGTAGACTATGGATTAACTATTGAAGGGAATCAGTTCTTTACTGTCACAAACGCTACTGAAACTCAGCTCACTTTTAATAATGTTAACTATAGAAACCCCTCAATCTTATATGACATCCATTTAGATAAGTTAATCACGGTATATGACAAAAGTTTATATACCACACTTTTAGCATCCCAGATCAACTATTTCCATATAGGCAGCCATCTTTTCATACCTGTTAAAGACAAATCTGGTAATTATGGATTTTATGAATCACTATATGCTGGCACTTATTCTTTACTCATCAAACATGTAAAAGATATTAATGAGAAATTAAATGAAAGGGAAGTACT
This genomic interval carries:
- a CDS encoding TonB-dependent receptor, with amino-acid sequence MTRKLLLILLVFWFFQLNAQQKYTLNGYVKDAENGEELIGVTVYVNNLKSGTVTNVYGFYALSLPPGEYEISYSSIGYQSIVQNVKLNGDQELNIELPVEVTTMDEVIVTDKAIDANVSDVKMSTNEVDIQQVKKLPALFGEPDIIKTIQMMPGVISAGEGTSSFYVRGGSADQNLILIDEAPVYDPSHLFGLFSVFNADVIKDSELFKGGIPAKYGGRLSSILEVRSKDGNNKKLSGAAGIGTLASRLMLEGPIKKDKSSFIISGRRSYVDLFLKAADQDNLVYFYDVNAKVNWKQNNKNRYFAAFYLGRDVFTFADDFGFDWGNATGTFRWNHLFNDRLFSNTSLIASNFDYGLEIKDNIEGLKWTSNLQEFSLKEDLNYFINPRNQLDFGYQVTYRRFSPGKITPNSDKSIFEGMTLQKEFALDHALYIENQQKLTDRFTMVYGLRLSIFQNIGEGTVYEYDDINDNVDPERTGSKHYDAFETIETYIYPEPRFSARYMLNPASSVKVSYNRMVQNTHLISSGTVPIPFNTWSPSNRYLKPQIADQFAVGYFRNFSDNTYELSAESYYKDIQNITDFADNAQLFFNEDLATEYRQGDSWSYGLELMVKKSKGRLSGFASYTWSKTQRKVPGVNQGEAFLANYDRRNVFNLAATYELNEKWTFGGNFTYSTGRPITLPTGRYEYDNYQVDLITERNGYLLPNYHRMDLSATLTPLKNKNRKWQSNWVFSLYNVYSRKNPFTIYTRVQQDKDGNITDPNAKEARLISLFPILPSVTYNVHF
- a CDS encoding YheT family hydrolase, translated to MKERKETADNDFLDLDWIKKGNNRLVIISHGLEGSSTRPYIKGMARTFSEEGYDVLAWNFRGCSEEMNKQLRFYHSGATEDLDHVFHHAADAGYDEVYLIGFSLGGNLTLKYVGEEGANIDPRIKIAVAFSVPLDLDSSCNTISESSNFIYSSRFLKNLKEKIKRKAAIMPEKLTLTNMPLVKTIRDFDEHYTAPLHGFESASAYYKSCSSINFLESIAIPTLIVNAKNDPFLSEECYPIEKLKNHRHVTFEVPEKGGHVGFTEFNNQKRYWSEKRALRFINNP
- a CDS encoding SOS response-associated peptidase; translation: MGDRYTITGSQAQLAERFHVEIPDNYKPHYNASPTKILPVITQDSKGLSFFYWGQIPDWSKNKSIASKLIYTEMETVTEKASSKKALMERRCIIPADGFYGWKQVSKKGKIPYRFIFDKNQTVSFAGLWEEFEDEEENTVHTFKIITAPSNSNVSPVSTRMPVILTAKEEALWLNSETPEEELVTILKTYPADKMGNYTVSPKISDPAINEAALIEPMAPADQFGNYSLFD